Within the Chitinivibrionales bacterium genome, the region ATAATTGTTCTCTTTCTTGCATGCAGTGTCTTTTCCGGTCCTGTGGACATGTCGATAGATTGTTCACAGCCTGCAGGCCCTTTTGTACGCTTATATCACCAGACCGGCACGCCGAATGCCAATTCTTTTTTCAGTGACAGTCTCGAAACCATCTACAAGCAGTATGTAGAATATCTGGGAACGGTTCCCCACGATGGAATAAAGTACATGCGGTTCATGTGGCTTCTTGACCTCATTGCCGGAACCGATATTGTCGGCGAGAATGCAGTTTACGACTGGACATTGATCGATTCACTGCTCGATTTGCATGTCGAAAACGGTCTGAAAATAGTAGCGCCCATTATGGGTAATCCCACCGAAGGCACTATTCATGATATTGGTTTGCAGACCTATTCATCAAACTCGGTGGGGGCTTTTTTCACCTTTATTCAGCCGCAGGAAATACGGGCTTATTATCTTATGGTAAAGGCTTTCGTGCAGCATTGTGTCGATCGGTATGGTATCGATGAAGTCCGGAGCTGGTATTTTGATTCGTGGAACGAACCAAACACCCCCTTCTGGCGTCTGGTCAGCCGTAATCTGGAGAAGTTGGAATATTTCAGTTACTGGGATGCGGCATCGCAGGGAGTGAAGGATGTCGATTCGACATTTCGATTTGGAGGGCCGGGAAATGCAGAGGGTGAATTCCCTCGTGAGCTTTTTCAACATTGTCTGTCGGGGACCAATGCAATCACCGGCGAACAAGGATCGTCAATCGATTATTTCGCCGTCCATATCAAGACCGACGCCGATGAAATGGTAGGAGAATCGGTGGCCTTGATCGACAGTTTACGAACGCTTTTTCCTCAGTTGAGTGATATTCCTTTTATGAATGGAGAAGCAGACCCCCTTCCGGGGTGGACAAAGGATCTAACCTGGCGTGCCGGGCCGAATCACGCGGCTTTTGTCTGCAACTCTCTTAATCATCATCTGCTCAGAATTGTCGATTCCCTCGACTCTCCAGTACTCTCTGCTGCCTGTGATGACGCCTATGTGGGAGATTGGAAGCAGCGGACCCAGTTTACGTTGATCGGCGACAGGGACAATTTTGCCTTGATAAAAAAGCCGGTCCACAATGTGCGGACCATGCTCTCGTTGATGGGTGATACCCGGTGTGAAGTCGCTGGCGGGCCTGATATATACACTAATGCAGGGGTAATCGCAACCGCCTGTGATTCTCAAATTGCCGTGTTGCTTTTCAATGAGGATCTCAATGAAAACAAGGCTGTGACACAGGATATCAGCACCCGGATAATGGTTAATGATATTCCTTTTTCTCAAGGGTGTGTTGTTCATTACCGTATCGACAAAAGCCACTCGAATCCTTACAGACTTTGGAATAGTGAGCAAACACCCTCCGTTGAGCATATTGAAGAACTCCGTAAAAACCAGGAACTGGAAAGGATCGATATTCCAAAAGTTATGACCTTTGCCGGGAATTCCTATACCGATACAATCGATCTTCCAAAGAATTCGGTAAGCCTGATGCTCCTCTGCAGGAAGCCGGCCCAGGCTCCTGCACCAGTGAAAAATGTACGGGTAAAGGAATATAGTGGTATTGATGGCACTCCTGAATACCTGGTGCTCTGGGATGAATCACCCTCAAAGATGATGAAGACCTACGAAGTCCTCTATGCTGAGAACGCTCAGAGCGATGGTGTGCGGGTCAATGAGCCTGATATAATCTGCAGTGGATTTATGCATCGAGGCCCCTCACAAAAGGGATTTTACAGTGTACGGGCAGTCGATTACTGGGGCAGAGGGTCTGATGGCTCCATTCAGGCTGCTAAAAAAGGGTTGTATAAAACCGGCAGGCACGGCGCACCTCCAACACGGATCATTTCCACAGGGACTCTTGCAGGGCTCGGTCATGTCATGATGGAAATAGGAGTGTCGGGCTTTTCGATCTATAATTTACTGGGAAAATGCATTTTCCGGTATAATCGAAGCAATTGTGAAAACAGCGCGACCGTATCGCTGCCCCAAACCATTAAAAGTGCCTCAACTGTATATGTAATCCGGTATAAGTGAGGCGATTTTTCCGATTGCAGAATCGAATGAATAGGATCACGCGCTCACCTTGAAAGTTAAATAGAGACGGGTGTAGACGGATTACATTTTCTTCGTCCTCTTCTTTTTGGTCTTCTACCTCATCAGCATTGTCTCTAATGCCCTCCACAGGAGCCGCGATAGATCTTGTATTTAATCGCACAATAAAGGCATTCCTTTTGCCTTGTTAAGTCGGTAAACATGTGTTTACCTGTAAATATATAACCGAGCTATCTCGTTTTTGCTGTCGGTAAACGTATTTGTCAATTTGAGGGTGGACCGAGAAGCTCAGAACAGGCTGCGGCGACTGTTTCGCCTACTGCAGATACACTGTCGGCTGATGATGCGAGATCATGGTCGGCATTTTTAATAATGTGCAGGTTATCGATTATCGAATCAGCGTACTCGCTGGAAATTATTTCGTCATGTTCTCCGATAAAAAAATATGCCGGGCAGGGGACTTTCTCGATCCGTCTCTGTGCCTTGATAACAAACCGCGCCACCGCCGCGCCTTCAGACTGCGACAGGGCTGCATGAGTAGGGGCTGAGGGGATGATGCCGGGGCTATATACCGGAAGTGCCAGTAGAAAAATATTCCCGACTTTGCGGGTACAAGCCCCAAGCACGGCAGTCGATGCTCCCAGGGAATGGCCGATAAGAACGGTGGGACCATCATGAGAGTCAACCGTGTTTTGAACCGCTTTTAACCAGTCATCGGGCAGCGAAGGACCGATTGTGGGGAGGTCGGGAAAGCGGGGCGTAATGCCCAATTCCTCTATGGATGGAAGAAAGGGGGACCACCAGTCGGAGGTGTTTCCCAGGCCATGGATAAAAATCGCTTGTATTTGCATTGCCAAACCGGTTCGGGCCGGGCCCGGATCTTTCCCACGTGAGTATGAAAATCAACATCATCGGCGTTCTATAATAAAAATAATTATCTCTCACAAACTTCATAGAGGTTGTTATAAAACAGTGCCGGCGGTCGGTAAGAAAGGCAAATGCCGGATTTTCAAGCTCGTTAGTGCCGGCATGTCTGTAGAATCTTTGTATGAGGAAAGGGACTGCCGTCCCTTTACAACCCACGTTGAAAATGCTTATTGGTAGCTATGCATCCCGAGGGATGCATAGAAAGAATGATGTGGCGGGGTTGAGCTATGGGGTAATCCTCGCAGATCGGACCACGCAAAACCGAAAATAGCCGGAGTTTTTTCGCAACTGAACCGAACTTAACAACATAAGAAAATAGAACGCGGACGCCACGGATGTTCACGGATTTTGGGTTTGTAGTTAAGAAAGAAAGAAGAAAAACAGGGCATATTTGAGGAAATAGTAGTTTTTCTTTCTTGATTCGGATATTTCCAGACTATGTAAATCCGTCGTATCCGTATCATCTGCGGGCAGCACAGTTCTAAAACCGGAACTCATAGGCCAGACTTACTTGATTATCCCACAGGGCTTCACTG harbors:
- a CDS encoding alpha/beta fold hydrolase, with the protein product MQIQAIFIHGLGNTSDWWSPFLPSIEELGITPRFPDLPTIGPSLPDDWLKAVQNTVDSHDGPTVLIGHSLGASTAVLGACTRKVGNIFLLALPVYSPGIIPSAPTHAALSQSEGAAVARFVIKAQRRIEKVPCPAYFFIGEHDEIISSEYADSIIDNLHIIKNADHDLASSADSVSAVGETVAAACSELLGPPSN